The sequence AGGTTATTTTTCTCGACGCGGTGGGAACATTATTTGGGGTCAAAGGAAGTGTGGGCGAAGTCTATAGCGCGATCGCGCGGAGTTTTGGCGTTCTCGCTTCCCCACAAGCCCTCGATACGGCTTTTGATCCAGTGTTTAAAAGTGCCCCGCCACCCGCGTTTCCCGATGTTTCCGCTTCTGATCTGCCAAAAGCAGAGTTTCAATGGTGGCGCGATATAACTTATCAAACATTTCAAGAAGTCGGTGTCGTCCATAAGTTTTTGGATTTCGACATTTTTTTTACCCGTCTCTATAATCATTTTGCAACCGCGAATCCATGGGAGTTATATTCGGATGTGATTCCCTGTTTACAACATTGGCGCGATCAAGGAATTCAACTG comes from Halothece sp. PCC 7418 and encodes:
- a CDS encoding HAD family hydrolase, which translates into the protein MSKPEVIFLDAVGTLFGVKGSVGEVYSAIARSFGVLASPQALDTAFDPVFKSAPPPAFPDVSASDLPKAEFQWWRDITYQTFQEVGVVHKFLDFDIFFTRLYNHFATANPWELYSDVIPCLQHWRDQGIQLGVISNFDSRLYRVLNALDLKRFFTTITISSEVGAAKPDPKIFQSAIAQYHVSPEQTWHIGDSRREDYEAAKALGMHGFLLKRKSLVLK